AGTATTGTTGATGCTGCTGAGGCCGGAAGTGAAcggtaaatgtttttttgtttttgtggaGATAATTTGTGAAAGCATGATACTGATCGGATGAGATCATTGCTGGTTGATAGGACCGCGTATTATTTGGGGAAACTGAAATTTGCGATCGAGGATGGATAGAATTTTATAGTAAGTCGTATTGTACAAAACAGAATTTATACACGCTTATGTgaatttttctatttacttaatggCGATTTTAATTGAAACATTTTGTTAGCATGCGTTGTTTGTGTATAGTTATGATTGTCGTTCGGTTGCATTTAATTTACTGAtatcattttgatatatttttatgcTTCAATTGCTTTTCTTggaaatattatagacataAGATTCATACCACgattttaaagcaaaaaaattgATCAGATTTTAACTTACTAGAGGAAATGGTATTAGCTCATATGAGTTGTCACTATAAGAGTAAATTTGACTTGTTATGAAAGGTTATGTTTCAGCTTTCAAAAAGGATAGTAGCACGGGACAAACAATAATTTCAATTTCAACCTGTGAAAGAATCAGTTATTTGGCTTTTATATACATACTCCATGTTCCATCAATCAGCCTCAATTAATAGGGAAGAAATGACAACGAGAAAATCCaaaaaacatacatattttttcatatatatgtgtATGCATTTGATTCTCAATTAAATCTTCAATTTAACTTTGCTTGGTTCGGATTCCTTATTTGCTCAAATCTTTTCAGCTAGAGTGTAGCTAACATTTTCACTATAGAGTATTGGacgaaaattaaataaaaagatttgGATGTCCATATCATATTACCCTTGCATATTTTAAGAAACATGTGTATTTCTTGTTAGGCCCAGCAGCCCAGTTAGTCACTGATTGGATTCTTATGTATTCTGTTTAACAGTTGGACTCTTGTTAACCAGTCTAACTGAAAATGTCCATACACCCGCACATAGAAAACGAGGACATGTAGTCTTCTCCTTTTACCGCCTTGTGGAGAGACGTGGAGCAGTGAGTTCTGATCTATGtgatatacataatatattttcaactaGTTACTGGCAATAGCATATGGTCCTATTTGAAAATATACTGTGGCTCATGTGTGTAAATGTTTGAGACGATAGTAAATCTCATATAGACCCACTCGAGAAGTAAATGAAAGAACCAAGACTCACTTTCACAAAATAAATGCATCTCACTAAAATTGAAAAGAGGCTATAgtatatatcttcttttttttacactatagtatataactatataatatatgttcacttattcttcttctttttcttcttcttttcaatTCAAAATTGAGCTGAATTTATTCGCACATAACCCAATGTTATTAACGTTATAAAACTAGTATATGTTGTCACGCAATAAAGACCAAGTGACTAGTGGGCATGTAAGCCAACTGCTTCCATGGCTATTATTAATTCACCAATTAATGCAAAACTTATTCATTCAACATTAAAACATGTATACGTATATCATACACGCCCACATTTAATATAGAACGTATCACAAGAATCAAAATGTCGCTCTTTTGTCGTATGAAGAATTGCCTCACTTCAATGCAACTGTCTTACCACCACACCAAATTCTTATCTAATGCTctataagaaagaaaaatccaaataaaCCAAGAGAAAATTATTCCTTCAAAATTCTTAGAATTATCGTTTGTATCTCAAGTGAAACGTATATGATTAATTGGTTATAGTTGTTTTTAATTAGgcagaaaatatattagtaactGTTCTGCTGAACAGATTTTGTTGCTGTTGGCTAAGCTCGTATGATTTTTTAACCTAACAAGATATTTAGTTGTTGCTGACTATATAGTCATAGAGAGACTTTTATACGGTTTCTTCAACAAACATTCAAATGGTTTAAAATCTTTGGCAATTTTATTTTCCGTCTCTAATTGACCAATACAATCATTTCATTACATTTAATTGTGTCGTTTTCTGGTTAGATGGGAAGCTTTAATCGACAATTAATTGTTTTGGGCCAAATAATTAAGAACTGAAAAAGATTTGCAAAAACATGACGCACCAAAATGTTTAACAATCTATGCCTaccaatatttatatttcaacaCACGTTTCTACAATGATTCATCTGTTTTTGAACTTATGGGGACTAACACAAAATAACAattgaaaaagaaatttaaatatggaaaaagaagaaaaagaaaaaaagatatagAAACTAGACATTAGCAGCAGAAGAAGAATGAACAACCCTGTTTTGTCTCCCTGCAAGCCAAAGCATAGTCCTCCTAGCAAAAGATGGTGTTTTCACCTCCAAAGATGATGCATTTTCGACCTTTTGATTATCTTCCTCACAACCATTCTCGCTTTTCGCATTCTCTTTCGGGTTATCAAACCCGAAAGAGAATGCTCTTCCCGAAGACGAAGAAACCAATGAACTATCTTCTTTTCCTTGAATCTTACCCTGTCTCTCCTTCTTACCCCTTAGCCAAATTTTCGATACCGAAAAGCTCTCTCTTTCGACTACACTCTTCTCGGTCGCTTCTTCCATGATCCTCATCGAGCCGCTCCCATTAAACTTCAATCTCCCACTTGGATCAAACCCGCATTCGGACATGGCGGTCCTGTGGCCGGGCAAGCGAGGGTTCTTGCTTGACACTTTCTTGGTTGAAACATGAACCTCAAGAGCGGTTTCTTCATCCATAATATACTCATATGATCCCATTGAAAAACATCTCCTTTCATCTATAATGCTGCTAGTACCAATGTCACTGTTGATATTACTTCCTTCTCCAACATCTGTGTTCCTAAATTTCCCTAGCTTAACTGCAAAGGGAACAACCTTTTCAACCGGACCACCCAGTTCACCATCTTGGTACTGATCTTTACGACTCGAATCCACACGGGTCGATCCAAGATCATTGCCCAGATGAGAACTGGATCGTGAATGAGCATTAGGCTGCACATCATCAGCACCACTCGCAGCCACACAAGCTGCACCATCTCTATCTCCAACAATCTCTCTCGAGCTATGATCACTCGCCGACTCAAGAACGAGGAGGAAAGAGGGACGAGGGTCTTGGCGAGGAGAGAGATCCGAGAGGAGACTCGATCTGCACAAGGGACAAGTAGAGTGAGAGAGAAGCCACGTGTCGATACAATCCATGTGAAAGGCGTGGCTGCATTTAGGCAAAAGCCTGAGCTTGTCCTCTGTTTCGAACTCAGAGAGACAGACCGCGCAATCGAAAGGGTAGTTCTTAAGACCGATGATGGATTTGTAGTGGAAGACAGGTAACGTGTCGATGAAGGATTGGTCGACTCCTGAGTCGTGGAGGTGGAAAAGCTGCTGAAGCTGGCCTTGAAGTGCAGTGACGTTGTCGAAGTAATCTTCTCTGTCTCTTCTACGCGGTGTGAGGAGGAATCTGACTAAGAGATGAAGGAGAcctgagaggaagaagatgatagaGAGGATGATGATTATCAGGAGAATGCTCGGATTGATCTTGTTTATGTCGGAGTTTGTGTTTGGTCGGATGGTTAATGGTGGTGGTCGGGGAAGTGATGAAGGAGAGAGGAGGTTCTGAGTTGTTTTGATTTCTGAGAAAACCCAATTCATATTTTCCCGAGAAAACTTCATGGGTTTGCAAGAAAGAGGAGACTTGAGGGGGGAAGAGTCAagctttgttgtttttgttgttgttggtttCAGACATGGAAGctctcagagagagagagatgttctgttttttttttcttatgagaTTTGTTTTGTAAGGGgaaaagagatagagagagttaTGAATAAGAGAATTACAGGTTGGACCATTGATGATGACAGGagagaaaattttcatttaagattttttttaacagtTACACCAAGAAGAGTGGTGCCTCTTGAATCTCCAGATTTTCCGAGACTGtaattaattgattataaaCCTTCAGACATGCAAAGTCAATCAAGATTAGTTTAAAAGAAGAAACGAATCAGAGGTAAtgaagcaaattaattaaatgagTTTCCATGAATAATATATTTGTGATCTCGCCAAATCCCATGCATCCCCATTTAAATCAACAAGACAAAGAACACCACCACTAACTTCACGGGTATTTTCAAATACATAAAGTAACAGTTCATTACTTGTCTtcgtatacaatttttttttgagcaacaaattaaataaataaataatagtatcaTGAATATAACATGACTCCTATTTTTTAGCTAGACAACCAAATCCCAAACTATTATTCCCATTTCAAGATTGAacttacttatatatttatgcagtattttaatttgtattaacaaaagaaaacattttatatCTTGCATTATTGTttgtaaaatagttttataaaatattggaAAAATGGAAAGTTCAGGAACGGAAACATAGGGCAAGAGGACACGGAAGCGAGAAGCAGAGAGCAACTCTGTTTATCGAGATTTAGTGGGGTCCAACTTATTAAGTCAAACCAGAAGAAAACACTTTCCTCTTCCTTTTGTTCATttcttaaaactgtttatactagtagtatattttaattttacacaAAAACCTATTTCAATTTGTTTACACGAATCTCTCAAAAGGCTGTTCTAGTTACTAGACGTCTACAAATAGTGGTATTATCTTTTTGGGGCAGTGGGTTAACTTTTAACTCTGCTGACAAGGAGACTGGTCAGGGACGAAACAAGAGATCAGCATTATGAGAAGGTTCGATGCCTTTATGTTATGACTCGAGGTGAAATTTTTGTCCTATCTTATGCACTTTAACCAGTAGTAAACATATTTCCCCCAAAAAGTTCAAAAGAAAATACTATTCTTATTGTAATCAACTAATCATATTACTTTCATTGTCTACAttgactttttattttctttcggATTCACCTGCTTCCATTGACCAATAAAACCGAGTTAGTGACATAACAACTACATGAAATGTTTTAATTATTCACATGTCAAATTTATCataaacataattaaattttagtgaaACATGATAATGTACTCCTTCAGCCCTTCCTAATGTACGCATTCATGTATTTTTAGAAACTTATAAT
The Brassica napus cultivar Da-Ae chromosome A1, Da-Ae, whole genome shotgun sequence DNA segment above includes these coding regions:
- the LOC106392580 gene encoding RING-H2 finger protein ATL13 — encoded protein: MKFSRENMNWVFSEIKTTQNLLSPSSLPRPPPLTIRPNTNSDINKINPSILLIIIILSIIFFLSGLLHLLVRFLLTPRRRDREDYFDNVTALQGQLQQLFHLHDSGVDQSFIDTLPVFHYKSIIGLKNYPFDCAVCLSEFETEDKLRLLPKCSHAFHMDCIDTWLLSHSTCPLCRSSLLSDLSPRQDPRPSFLLVLESASDHSSREIVGDRDGAACVAASGADDVQPNAHSRSSSHLGNDLGSTRVDSSRKDQYQDGELGGPVEKVVPFAVKLGKFRNTDVGEGSNINSDIGTSSIIDERRCFSMGSYEYIMDEETALEVHVSTKKVSSKNPRLPGHRTAMSECGFDPSGRLKFNGSGSMRIMEEATEKSVVERESFSVSKIWLRGKKERQGKIQGKEDSSLVSSSSGRAFSFGFDNPKENAKSENGCEEDNQKVENASSLEVKTPSFARRTMLWLAGRQNRVVHSSSAANV